One part of the Rickettsia akari str. Hartford genome encodes these proteins:
- a CDS encoding CCA tRNA nucleotidyltransferase produces the protein MQVIHTTLKIPSKGYKKILSLLNKKGQARLIGGCVRDALLEKSSYDIDIATNLIPDEVTNILLKANIKTIQTGLKFGTITAILNNEQFEITTLRKDIECNGRHAKVVFTDDFAEDAARRDFTINALSYCPFKNEIYDYFEGFKDLRQEKVVFIGEALDRIKEDYLRILRFFRFSSYYTNQLDDGIFKACKALKDGLKTLSRERIKSEMDKIIVSKRAEQILKAMFEIGILELIFSIQNYEIKFFEQSKALELATNYALLLYNLKNINSKLLLDWKFTKQEVIQILSIINFLNNAECDIKKIWFEKKNYKEYLLAASIIGKLNHSQVKEFIHKYDPLLRPKFQVNGNDLLNMNIEKKEIGAKLEYLKNFWIDQDFKPSKSELLEKL, from the coding sequence ATGCAAGTTATACATACAACTTTAAAAATCCCTTCAAAAGGATATAAAAAAATCTTGAGCCTTTTAAATAAAAAAGGACAAGCAAGACTTATTGGAGGCTGCGTACGAGATGCGTTACTTGAAAAAAGCAGTTATGATATCGATATAGCTACTAATTTAATACCGGATGAAGTAACAAATATTTTATTGAAAGCTAATATCAAAACTATCCAGACCGGTTTAAAATTTGGTACGATTACGGCTATTTTAAATAATGAGCAATTTGAGATTACAACTCTTAGAAAAGATATCGAATGCAACGGTAGACATGCCAAAGTAGTATTCACCGACGATTTTGCCGAAGATGCTGCAAGACGAGATTTTACTATTAATGCTTTAAGCTATTGCCCATTTAAGAACGAGATATATGATTATTTTGAAGGCTTTAAGGATTTGCGGCAGGAAAAGGTTGTATTTATAGGGGAAGCTCTAGATAGAATTAAAGAAGATTACTTACGAATCCTACGCTTTTTTCGGTTTTCTAGCTATTATACGAATCAGCTTGATGACGGCATCTTTAAAGCATGTAAAGCTTTAAAAGACGGCTTAAAAACTTTATCACGAGAGCGAATTAAAAGCGAAATGGATAAAATTATCGTTTCAAAAAGAGCGGAACAAATTTTAAAAGCTATGTTTGAAATAGGAATATTAGAACTAATATTCTCTATCCAAAATTATGAAATAAAATTTTTTGAGCAATCTAAAGCATTAGAATTAGCAACTAATTATGCTTTATTACTATATAATTTAAAAAACATAAATTCAAAGCTTCTTCTCGATTGGAAATTCACAAAACAGGAAGTAATACAAATATTATCAATAATAAACTTTTTGAATAACGCTGAATGTGATATAAAAAAAATTTGGTTTGAAAAGAAGAACTATAAGGAATATTTATTGGCAGCTAGCATAATCGGTAAATTAAACCATTCACAAGTAAAAGAATTTATCCATAAATATGATCCATTATTACGTCCGAAATTCCAAGTAAACGGTAATGACTTATTAAATATGAATATAGAAAAAAAAGAGATAGGAGCAAAACTAGAATATCTAAAAAATTTTTGGATAGACCAGGATTTCAAGCCTAGTAAATCTGAGTTGTTGGAAAAGTTATGA
- a CDS encoding metal ABC transporter solute-binding protein, Zn/Mn family, translating into MDTVVKPRYNTGKILTLLFLTFFSLTSYAKPKIVVSITPIASIVSILVKDKADIESLAVNNDCPHHHNIKPSDLAKVKNADIAIYINEQFDSFAEKLIDNHSKNIIKISNIKSLTTIKDNWHIWLDLNNTAILLQEFARIFSKNFPELQEDINNNLSAALKELSKLQEIRNNEFATIKDVVLLSDSSEYFFLNTNIKTAKLYSKSQKSLRYISKLEDLIKESNNKCLILSNEQNSRLYDKLNAKIIILNSENWNVQNIHSNTFQNQYLQMINQVKKCIR; encoded by the coding sequence ATGGATACCGTGGTCAAGCCACGGTATAACACCGGAAAGATTCTAACTTTACTATTCCTTACATTCTTCAGCCTTACTAGCTACGCTAAGCCTAAGATAGTTGTAAGTATTACGCCAATTGCTAGTATTGTTTCGATACTTGTTAAGGATAAAGCTGATATCGAGAGTTTAGCAGTAAACAATGATTGCCCTCATCACCATAATATAAAGCCAAGTGATCTTGCTAAAGTTAAAAATGCCGATATAGCAATTTATATTAATGAACAATTTGACAGTTTTGCCGAGAAATTAATTGATAATCATAGCAAAAATATTATTAAAATCAGTAATATTAAATCTTTAACCACTATAAAAGATAATTGGCATATTTGGCTTGATCTTAATAATACTGCAATTTTACTACAGGAATTTGCACGAATATTTAGTAAAAATTTTCCTGAGCTACAAGAAGATATTAATAATAACCTTTCAGCAGCGCTTAAAGAATTAAGCAAGCTACAAGAAATTAGAAATAATGAATTTGCAACGATAAAAGACGTAGTTTTATTAAGTGATAGTAGCGAGTATTTTTTTCTTAATACTAATATTAAAACTGCAAAATTATATAGTAAAAGTCAAAAAAGCCTACGATATATAAGCAAGCTAGAAGATTTAATTAAAGAGTCTAATAACAAATGTCTTATTTTAAGTAACGAACAAAATTCACGATTATACGACAAATTAAACGCTAAAATAATAATATTAAATAGCGAAAACTGGAATGTTCAGAATATTCATTCAAACACTTTTCAGAACCAATATTTACAAATGATTAATCAAGTTAAAAAATGCATACGCTAA
- the tsaE gene encoding tRNA (adenosine(37)-N6)-threonylcarbamoyltransferase complex ATPase subunit type 1 TsaE codes for MHTLNNEAETKKLAKLFAQSLKPNDIVLLNGNLGAGKTFFCREIIKHFCGETTSIISPTFNLLQTYKASNFTIYHYDLYRLKSPEEIYELGLEEALNCNLILIEWSEIIKHLLSQPLIEVNLEVLDENKRLCSIITNSSEYSSIDFLQASLLFGTKLDIQLDKSHTRKVKL; via the coding sequence ATGCATACGCTAAATAACGAGGCAGAGACAAAAAAACTTGCAAAACTCTTTGCACAAAGCTTAAAGCCAAATGATATAGTTTTACTTAACGGTAACCTTGGAGCAGGTAAAACATTTTTTTGTCGTGAAATTATTAAACATTTTTGCGGTGAAACTACGAGCATTATAAGTCCGACTTTTAACTTACTGCAAACATATAAAGCATCCAACTTTACTATCTATCACTATGACCTGTATCGTCTTAAATCACCTGAAGAAATTTATGAACTTGGACTTGAAGAGGCATTAAACTGCAATTTAATTTTAATAGAATGGTCTGAAATTATTAAGCATTTACTCTCGCAGCCTTTAATCGAAGTCAATCTAGAAGTATTAGACGAAAACAAACGTTTGTGTAGCATTATAACAAATTCGTCAGAATATTCCAGTATTGATTTTTTACAAGCTTCTCTGTTATTTGGTACAAAACTTGATATTCAATTAGATAAAAGCCATACTAGAAAAGTTAAGTTATAG
- a CDS encoding polysaccharide deacetylase family protein — MKRILSFIFIILFFNLSYADEKAAIITDYKPVFLPVISENKKIKIAIRSYLNNEKLYFVLVDPHSFKTELTLQELVILPTNKTEKENLLKKLNETPYIKALNKYNSAPYMLQNYGATSSMYKVKGQFLTIDMCPSSKSFEEDFFKKIVALSSKLNKPIPIAICVSGLWINNHTEEFLWLLKQQENGYLQITWVNHSFSHPHFKDKPLEDNFLLSNKDDFENEVLEVGKILVRYNIAPSPFFRFPGLVSDQTLIEKLKDLGFIPLGSNAWLAKGEKVQDGSFILVHGNSNEKAGIDLIMPMLPELKLLPIANGFLLHAN; from the coding sequence ATGAAAAGAATTTTAAGTTTTATTTTTATAATATTGTTTTTTAATTTAAGTTATGCGGATGAAAAAGCAGCGATTATAACTGATTATAAACCGGTATTTTTGCCTGTAATTTCTGAGAATAAAAAAATAAAAATCGCTATTCGTTCTTATTTAAATAATGAAAAATTATATTTCGTTTTAGTAGATCCACATTCTTTTAAAACTGAGCTAACCTTACAAGAGCTAGTAATTTTACCTACGAATAAAACAGAAAAAGAAAATCTTCTAAAAAAATTAAATGAAACGCCGTATATTAAGGCTTTAAATAAATATAACTCTGCACCTTATATGTTACAAAATTACGGTGCTACGAGTAGCATGTATAAAGTAAAAGGGCAGTTCTTGACGATTGATATGTGTCCTTCTTCCAAAAGCTTTGAAGAAGATTTTTTTAAAAAGATCGTAGCATTATCGAGCAAACTGAATAAACCTATTCCGATTGCTATATGTGTTTCAGGCTTATGGATTAATAATCATACAGAAGAGTTCTTATGGTTATTAAAACAACAAGAAAATGGTTATTTACAAATAACATGGGTTAATCATTCATTTAGCCATCCTCACTTTAAAGATAAACCTCTTGAAGATAATTTTCTTCTGTCCAATAAAGATGATTTTGAAAATGAAGTATTAGAAGTAGGGAAAATATTAGTACGTTATAATATTGCTCCGTCGCCTTTCTTTCGTTTTCCAGGATTAGTTTCTGATCAAACATTAATAGAAAAGCTAAAAGATTTAGGATTTATTCCGCTTGGCAGCAATGCATGGCTTGCTAAAGGCGAAAAAGTTCAAGATGGCTCTTTTATATTAGTACACGGTAATAGTAACGAAAAAGCGGGAATAGATTTAATTATGCCGATGTTACCGGAATTAAAGTTACTGCCTATTGCAAATGGGTTTTTATTACATGCTAATTGA
- the dusB gene encoding tRNA dihydrouridine synthase DusB, producing MIKIGNIELSSNVMLAPMSDITDLEFRKLVKRFGAGLVVSEMIASRAMVVKSRQSMQKCAIMHDDPTSACVQLAGCEPNVIAEAAKMNEDMGAKIIDLNFGCPAKKVVGGYAGAALMSDEQLASKIFEATVKAVKIPITVKMRMGWDDNTKNAPTLSKIAENSGIQMVTVHGRTRCQFYSGNADWNFIRSVKEAVKIPVIANGDITNFAKAKEALQKSGADGIMVGRGAYGKPWIISQIDHYLKTGERKPDPSIAEQLDIVTEHCEAILDYYGKSVGIPIARKHISWYSSGLPSSAEFRGAVNLMHDPAELKEKIAEFYTSIMDTNK from the coding sequence ATGATCAAAATCGGTAATATAGAACTTTCTTCAAATGTAATGCTTGCTCCAATGTCTGATATTACGGACTTAGAATTTAGAAAATTGGTAAAAAGATTTGGGGCAGGGCTTGTAGTTTCTGAGATGATAGCAAGTCGTGCAATGGTTGTGAAATCTAGGCAGTCAATGCAAAAATGTGCTATCATGCATGACGATCCGACAAGTGCATGCGTGCAGCTAGCAGGCTGTGAGCCTAATGTAATAGCTGAAGCTGCTAAAATGAACGAGGATATGGGAGCGAAAATTATCGATCTTAATTTCGGCTGTCCAGCGAAAAAAGTAGTAGGCGGTTATGCAGGTGCGGCTCTAATGAGTGATGAACAGCTGGCATCTAAGATTTTTGAAGCTACCGTTAAAGCGGTGAAGATTCCAATAACGGTTAAAATGCGTATGGGGTGGGATGATAATACGAAAAACGCTCCGACTTTATCTAAAATTGCTGAAAACTCAGGGATTCAAATGGTCACCGTTCACGGTAGAACGAGATGTCAGTTTTACTCCGGTAATGCCGATTGGAATTTTATAAGATCAGTTAAAGAAGCAGTAAAAATTCCGGTTATTGCTAACGGTGACATCACTAATTTTGCTAAAGCAAAAGAAGCCCTGCAGAAATCCGGTGCAGATGGTATTATGGTCGGTAGAGGAGCATACGGCAAACCTTGGATTATTTCACAAATTGATCATTACCTTAAAACCGGTGAAAGAAAACCTGATCCATCTATAGCAGAGCAGCTAGATATCGTAACCGAGCATTGTGAGGCAATACTTGATTATTATGGCAAATCTGTTGGCATACCTATTGCTCGTAAGCATATTAGTTGGTATAGTAGCGGTTTACCAAGTTCAGCAGAGTTTAGAGGTGCCGTTAATTTGATGCATGACCCCGCAGAGTTAAAAGAGAAAATTGCAGAATTTTATACGAGCATTATGGATACGAATAAATGA
- the rpsF gene encoding 30S ribosomal protein S6 — MSFYESVFIIRQDVSLNDIDKIVDDFVKIIKDNNGTIIKKEYWGIRTLAYKIGNNKKGHYYFLGIDVTCNVKEELERKMKLNENIIRFLTIKTDSISSEPSPILKNQSTENTPVIDVTINN, encoded by the coding sequence ATGAGCTTTTATGAATCAGTTTTTATTATACGCCAAGACGTATCATTAAACGATATAGATAAAATCGTTGATGATTTTGTTAAAATTATTAAAGATAATAATGGCACTATCATAAAAAAAGAATATTGGGGGATAAGAACTTTGGCTTACAAAATTGGTAATAATAAAAAGGGACATTATTATTTTTTAGGTATAGATGTTACTTGTAATGTAAAAGAAGAGCTAGAAAGAAAAATGAAGCTTAACGAAAATATCATTAGATTTCTTACAATTAAAACAGATTCAATTAGTAGTGAACCTTCACCAATATTAAAAAATCAGAGTACGGAGAATACTCCGGTAATTGATGTAACGATTAATAATTAA
- the rpsR gene encoding 30S ribosomal protein S18: MLKSNNASETVTHKVGDKTAKKVFFRRRKGCPLSVHNAPVIDYKNPELLIKFVSEGGRMLPSRITNVCAKKQRKLNNAIKIARILALLPFVFQAK, from the coding sequence ATGTTAAAAAGTAATAATGCTAGTGAAACAGTTACTCACAAGGTAGGAGATAAAACTGCTAAAAAAGTGTTTTTTAGAAGACGTAAAGGATGCCCCCTTTCTGTGCATAATGCCCCTGTTATTGATTATAAAAATCCTGAGCTTTTAATAAAATTTGTCTCTGAAGGCGGTAGAATGCTACCAAGTAGGATCACAAATGTTTGTGCAAAGAAACAAAGAAAGCTAAATAATGCTATTAAAATTGCAAGAATTTTAGCGTTATTACCTTTTGTATTTCAAGCTAAATAA
- the rplI gene encoding 50S ribosomal protein L9 has protein sequence MEIILIKPVRKLGKIGDMLKVADGFGRNYLLPQKLAIRATEPNKELIVKQKHEFEAKDKQIREEVEKINALIKDQKLVFIRQASDDGKLFGSVTNKEIADKLSKNVSYNISHSNIILDKQIKSTGVYTVEIRLHAELNDIVTVIVARSESEAQDYLREKKTETSEDLAESA, from the coding sequence ATGGAAATTATATTAATAAAACCCGTAAGAAAATTAGGTAAAATTGGCGACATGCTCAAGGTAGCAGACGGATTTGGTCGTAATTATCTTTTGCCGCAAAAATTAGCTATTAGAGCTACTGAGCCTAATAAAGAGCTAATAGTGAAACAAAAGCACGAATTTGAAGCAAAAGATAAGCAAATAAGAGAAGAAGTAGAAAAAATTAATGCTCTTATTAAAGATCAAAAATTAGTTTTCATCCGTCAAGCATCAGATGACGGTAAACTTTTTGGTTCAGTCACTAATAAGGAAATAGCCGATAAATTATCTAAAAATGTATCTTATAATATCTCTCATTCAAATATTATTCTTGATAAACAAATTAAATCTACTGGAGTTTATACAGTTGAAATAAGACTCCATGCGGAGCTTAATGATATAGTTACGGTTATTGTTGCAAGATCAGAATCAGAAGCACAAGATTATTTGCGCGAAAAAAAGACTGAAACTTCAGAAGATTTAGCTGAGTCAGCATAA
- the tilS gene encoding tRNA lysidine(34) synthetase TilS, producing MLYEKFEYNINNLIGNFGLSKIAVAVSGGSDSVALLYLANIWAEKNNIELSVISVDHNLREQSKQETYYVQNISNSLNRKHYSLSFDHQNNFSNLQERARAGRYDLMTNLCLEFDILVLLTAHHEDDYVENFCLRLERNSGIFGLSSSNINWYNNIQIIRPLYNIPKSELVEYLVSHNIKWFEDESNSSDKYRRNIIRQKLAKGAGYIKAEIILQQLKINDLLDNKFKPELISAIAEAVKIFEYGFAFLDLVKFDKFSNEVKVQIINFLLIIISGQFRAARFYSVEPILKLITQDVNFKNTLHGCVVKRIQNELLIYREFGKKLPESKILLDKSIIWDNRFCITKNQENPDCVITYLSLEDYKTIKKQLDLAHLKDLSCKNHNAILFTLPIIKILEKVIAIPHISYYDNDMQNFEVSFAPNFVSRFTHFC from the coding sequence ATGCTATACGAAAAATTTGAGTATAATATCAATAATCTAATAGGTAATTTTGGTTTATCTAAAATAGCGGTTGCAGTCTCCGGTGGTAGCGATTCGGTAGCACTTCTTTATCTTGCTAATATTTGGGCAGAAAAAAATAATATAGAATTATCTGTTATATCGGTTGATCATAACTTACGGGAACAGTCGAAGCAAGAGACTTATTATGTCCAAAATATCAGTAATAGTCTAAATCGCAAGCATTATAGTTTATCTTTTGATCATCAAAATAATTTTTCCAATTTACAAGAAAGAGCAAGAGCAGGACGTTATGATTTGATGACAAATCTATGTCTAGAATTCGATATATTAGTACTTTTAACTGCTCACCATGAAGATGATTACGTAGAAAATTTTTGTTTAAGATTAGAACGTAATAGCGGTATATTTGGGCTTAGTAGCAGTAATATTAATTGGTATAATAATATACAAATAATTAGACCGCTATATAATATTCCAAAAAGTGAATTAGTAGAGTATTTAGTCAGTCATAATATAAAGTGGTTTGAAGATGAGTCAAATTCATCTGATAAATATAGACGCAATATTATTAGGCAAAAATTAGCTAAAGGCGCAGGCTATATTAAAGCCGAGATAATCTTACAACAGCTTAAAATTAATGATTTACTGGATAATAAATTTAAACCAGAGTTAATATCAGCAATAGCTGAAGCAGTCAAAATTTTCGAATATGGATTTGCTTTTCTTGATTTAGTTAAATTTGATAAGTTTTCAAATGAGGTAAAAGTACAAATAATTAATTTTTTACTGATAATAATTAGCGGACAATTTAGAGCAGCTCGTTTTTACTCAGTAGAACCTATTTTAAAATTAATTACTCAAGACGTAAACTTTAAGAATACACTTCATGGCTGTGTAGTTAAGCGTATACAAAACGAGTTGCTTATATACAGGGAATTCGGCAAAAAATTACCTGAGAGTAAAATATTACTAGATAAATCCATTATTTGGGATAATAGATTTTGTATCACGAAAAATCAAGAAAATCCTGATTGTGTTATAACTTATTTATCATTAGAAGATTATAAAACGATAAAGAAACAATTAGATTTAGCACATTTGAAAGATCTATCCTGCAAAAACCACAATGCAATTTTATTTACCTTGCCTATAATTAAAATACTTGAAAAAGTTATAGCAATACCACATATATCATATTATGATAACGACATGCAGAACTTTGAAGTATCGTTTGCTCCAAATTTTGTATCTCGTTTCACCCATTTTTGCTAA
- the ftsH gene encoding ATP-dependent zinc metalloprotease FtsH — protein sequence MNNQGRSVLAWAALFVFVILLFNVFQSDGLLGGRNNITFSDFLTRVDEKTVNSVKIQGRVIEGTSNDGSTFNTYAPDYPDLVNRLTSNDVNIEVVPLETRMNTFLGFLMSWFPMLLLIGVWVFFMRQMHGGGKAMGFGKSKARLLSDKGPKITFKDVAGIDEAKEELTEIVDFLRDPSKFQKLGGKIPKGCLLIGPPGTGKTLLAKAIAGEANVPFFSISGSDFVEMFVGVGASRVRDMFEQGKRNAPCIIFIDEIDAVGRHRGIGMGGGNDEREQTLNQMLVEMDGFEANEGVVIIAATNRPDVLDRALLRPGRFDRQIAVANPDINGREQILKVHLKKIKYNSTVLARIIARGTPGFSGAELANLVNEAALIAARLGKKEVDMHDMEEAKDKVLMGVARRSIAMSEKEKKMTAYHEGGHALVGLYCPAASPIHKATIIPRGNALGMVQRLPETDEYSQNREQMESSIAVYMAGRVAEEIIFGRNKVTSGASSDIKGATNIARAMVTKAGLSDLIGPIFHGSSGDDMYGRQPNNETSEATAELIDAEVKRIITQGYEFAKDILTKHIDQLHTLANALIEYETLSGQQIKNLLSGRALDSEEENKFPFNDSSTIKTDKEKLPEKVKTSKAKKESTNI from the coding sequence ATGAATAATCAAGGTAGAAGTGTTTTAGCTTGGGCAGCACTTTTTGTTTTTGTAATATTACTTTTTAATGTATTCCAATCTGACGGTTTACTTGGCGGAAGAAATAATATAACTTTCTCGGATTTTTTAACACGAGTTGATGAAAAGACCGTTAATTCGGTAAAAATTCAAGGTAGAGTAATTGAAGGCACTTCAAATGACGGCTCTACTTTTAACACTTATGCTCCTGATTATCCTGATTTAGTAAATCGTCTTACTAGTAATGACGTTAATATTGAAGTTGTGCCTCTTGAAACAAGAATGAATACCTTTTTAGGCTTTTTAATGTCTTGGTTTCCTATGCTTTTATTGATAGGTGTTTGGGTTTTTTTCATGCGTCAAATGCATGGAGGTGGGAAAGCCATGGGGTTTGGAAAATCTAAAGCTAGGTTGCTATCAGATAAAGGACCAAAAATTACCTTTAAAGATGTTGCAGGTATCGATGAAGCAAAAGAAGAATTAACTGAAATAGTAGATTTTTTAAGAGATCCAAGCAAGTTTCAAAAGCTTGGCGGTAAAATACCGAAAGGCTGCTTACTTATAGGGCCTCCTGGAACAGGAAAGACCCTTCTTGCTAAAGCAATTGCAGGTGAGGCTAATGTTCCATTTTTTAGTATATCCGGCTCTGATTTTGTTGAAATGTTTGTGGGTGTTGGTGCAAGCCGTGTGCGCGATATGTTTGAACAGGGTAAACGTAATGCTCCTTGTATTATCTTTATCGATGAGATTGATGCCGTAGGTCGCCATAGAGGTATAGGTATGGGTGGCGGCAATGATGAGCGTGAGCAAACCTTAAACCAAATGTTAGTCGAAATGGATGGATTTGAAGCAAATGAAGGAGTTGTGATCATTGCAGCTACAAACCGTCCTGATGTTCTTGATCGTGCATTACTACGTCCCGGGAGGTTTGATCGTCAAATTGCCGTTGCAAACCCTGATATAAACGGTCGTGAGCAAATTCTAAAAGTACATTTAAAGAAAATTAAATATAATAGTACGGTATTAGCACGAATTATTGCTCGTGGAACTCCGGGTTTTTCCGGTGCTGAACTTGCTAATTTAGTTAATGAAGCTGCTCTTATTGCTGCAAGGCTTGGTAAAAAAGAAGTAGACATGCACGACATGGAAGAGGCAAAAGATAAGGTGCTAATGGGAGTTGCACGTCGTTCTATTGCAATGTCGGAAAAAGAAAAAAAAATGACTGCATATCATGAAGGAGGACATGCATTAGTCGGGCTTTATTGTCCTGCAGCATCCCCTATTCATAAGGCTACGATTATACCGCGTGGTAATGCTCTTGGGATGGTACAAAGACTTCCCGAAACTGATGAATATTCTCAGAATCGTGAACAGATGGAATCATCTATAGCAGTTTATATGGCAGGAAGAGTAGCAGAGGAAATTATTTTCGGTAGAAATAAAGTTACCTCAGGAGCTTCATCGGATATAAAAGGTGCAACTAATATTGCAAGAGCGATGGTTACAAAAGCAGGTTTAAGTGATTTAATAGGACCGATATTCCATGGTTCAAGCGGTGATGATATGTATGGTAGACAACCTAATAATGAAACTTCAGAAGCTACTGCAGAGTTAATTGATGCTGAAGTTAAAAGAATTATTACGCAAGGATATGAATTTGCGAAAGATATTTTGACAAAACATATAGATCAATTGCATACCTTAGCTAATGCTTTAATTGAATATGAGACATTGTCCGGTCAGCAAATTAAAAACTTACTTAGCGGTAGAGCTTTAGATTCAGAAGAGGAGAATAAATTTCCTTTTAATGATTCATCTACTATAAAAACAGATAAAGAAAAATTACCTGAAAAAGTAAAAACAAGTAAGGCTAAAAAAGAGAGTACTAATATATAG
- a CDS encoding DNA cytosine methyltransferase, whose product MCFSSDIGKDVQEAYKRNLGDKLYGNITEISAHKIPKHDILCAGFPYQSFSILDKRLGIGDNNYRLFYEIIRIAQYHKPYISLLDNVKNNSDY is encoded by the coding sequence ATGTGTTTTTCTTCTGATATAGGCAAAGACGTACAAGAAGCATATAAAAGAAATTTGGGTGATAAGCTATACGGTAATATTACGGAAATATCAGCACACAAAATCCCTAAACATGATATTTTATGTGCCGGTTTTCCTTACCAATCTTTTAGCATTTTAGATAAGAGGCTTGGTATAGGAGATAATAATTATAGACTCTTTTATGAAATAATCAGAATAGCACAATATCACAAACCTTATATATCATTACTTGATAATGTTAAAAATAATTCTGACTATTAA
- a CDS encoding succinate dehydrogenase iron-sulfur subunit — protein MAELRLPPNSVVKKGKEYKEQEEMFKPRKVKIYRYDPDLDENPTIDSFEIDLSKTGPMVLDALIKIKNEIDSTLAFRRSCREGICGSCSMNIDGTNTLACIKPIEDISGDIKIYPLPHMKVVKDLVPDMSHFYAQYESIEPWLKTDSHTPSNSERLQSIKDREKLDGLYECILCACCSTSCPSYWWNSDKYLGPAILLQAYRWIADSRDDNTCERLEALEDPFKLYRCHTIMNCTKTCPKSLNPAKAIGKIKNLIAERRGV, from the coding sequence ATGGCAGAGTTAAGATTACCGCCAAATTCAGTAGTAAAAAAAGGAAAAGAGTATAAAGAACAAGAGGAAATGTTTAAACCTAGAAAGGTAAAAATTTATAGGTATGATCCTGATCTTGATGAGAATCCTACTATCGATAGTTTTGAGATAGATTTAAGCAAAACCGGACCGATGGTTTTAGATGCTTTAATTAAAATCAAAAATGAAATCGATTCTACTTTAGCTTTTAGGCGTTCTTGTCGGGAAGGAATTTGCGGTAGCTGTTCCATGAACATTGATGGTACAAATACTTTAGCATGTATAAAACCAATAGAAGATATATCAGGCGATATTAAAATCTATCCGCTTCCTCATATGAAAGTAGTAAAAGATTTAGTACCTGATATGTCGCATTTTTACGCACAATACGAATCTATAGAACCTTGGCTTAAAACCGATAGCCATACCCCTTCAAATTCTGAAAGGTTACAGTCGATTAAAGACCGAGAAAAGCTTGACGGTTTATATGAGTGCATATTATGTGCTTGCTGTTCTACTTCCTGTCCTAGCTATTGGTGGAACAGTGATAAATATTTAGGTCCTGCGATTTTACTACAAGCATATAGATGGATTGCCGATTCAAGGGATGATAATACCTGTGAACGTCTTGAAGCTTTAGAAGACCCATTTAAGCTTTACCGTTGTCATACGATTATGAATTGTACTAAGACCTGCCCAAAAAGCTTAAATCCTGCTAAAGCTATAGGTAAAATAAAAAATTTAATTGCAGAACGCCGCGGCGTATGA
- a CDS encoding lysozyme inhibitor LprI family protein produces MNYCAGAEYKKVDKKLNQIYQEILKHLSNKKKLIYLKNSKIDGLSTEMLIVNFGVLGFMVVLYLQ; encoded by the coding sequence ATGAATTATTGTGCCGGCGCAGAATATAAGAAAGTTGATAAGAAACTAAATCAAATATATCAAGAAATATTAAAGCATCTTTCGAACAAGAAAAAGTTAATTTACTTAAAAAATTCTAAAATTGATGGATTAAGTACCGAGATGCTGATTGTGAATTTTGGAGTTCTGGGGTTTATGGTGGTTCTGTATCTCCAATGA